Proteins encoded in a region of the Watersipora subatra chromosome 5, tzWatSuba1.1, whole genome shotgun sequence genome:
- the LOC137396888 gene encoding uncharacterized protein: protein MEVTTDILNTSAQIQLVPLGCLANQSDTNASTTADALLVTKENLTFVCVPQAVEIGYANQITISCIPVTTTSTTSTSTSTSTSTTSTTSTTSTTTTSTTSTTSTTSTTPTTFTTPTIPTTTSSTSSTAYASTTSRNTNTASTSTASASSSTATTVSRAADSTSVNATESTAPTTPSATRLQSTTSTTTASMTLATNSPASVSQTVGVPTSAAGETVDPPVLLPYSTEAGTVERRKYNTNLQSSTFATAGGIVLVVVIVNFSIFMKGSNQCKTKVESLPEPDSAGVKGSTEEIILEEV, encoded by the exons ATGGAAGTAACTACAGATATTCTCAACACATCTGCTCAAATTCAGCTGGTACCGCTTGGTTGCCTGGCCAACCAGAGTGATACAAATGCGAGCACAACTGCGGACGCGCTATTGGTAACTAAGGAAAATTTGACTTTTGTATGTGTGCCGCAGGCAGTAGAGATTGGATATGCTAACCAAATAACAATTTCCTGCATTCCTGTTACCACCACAAGCACGACATCTACTTCCACATCTACCTCAACCTCTACAACATCCACGACTTCTACTACATCCACAACTACCACATCCACTACATCCACTACATCCACCACATCCACCACACCTACCACATTCACCACACCTACTATACCTACAACAACCTCTAGCACAAGTTCAACAGCCTATGCTAGTACCACGAGCAGGAACACTAATACAGCAAGTACAAGCACTGCCTCGGCAAGTAGTAGTACGGCAACAACCGTTAGCAGAGCAGCAGACTCAACATCAGTTAATGCAACAGAATCAACCGCCCCAACCACTCCATCTGCCACACGGTTACAGAGTACTACCAGTACAACCACCGCTTCAATGACGCTTGCTACCAATTCACCAGCCTCTGTATCACAAACTGTTGGAGTACCGACCAGTGCAGCTGGAGAAACTGTCGATCCACCCGTTTTGCTACCATACTCAACC GAGGCAGGCACTGTTGAGAGAAGGAAATACAATACCAATCTACAGTCTAGTACATTTGCGACAGCGGGAGGAATAGTGCTTGTCGTGGTGATTGTCAACTTCTCTATATTCATGAAAGGGTCTAATCAATGTAAAACAAAGGTTGAGTCTCTTCCTGAACCAGATTCTGCCGGTGTCAAAGGCTCAACTGAGGAAATCATCCTTGAGGAAGTTTAA
- the LOC137397574 gene encoding alpha-(1,3)-fucosyltransferase fut-1-like yields MDYNEEHVSPSAPCIITHMNSPEKKTIFYMGDLWPGMEDFLRFDGCEYSNCIMQTCDNPAYLLQADAVIFAQNSPQITQRVPEYIRQRQLWFIYGVESPSTPGYSWNSVVNDFNGTLSYIKSSVPFSVPYGRTYAQENTNYKNFNFAKGKTKGAYAYVSNCNSKQYDRLDFMKQLSAYVDVDVFGGCTKYSPCRTRFNTTCMSNLHSKYRFYLAFENSLCTEYITEKFWRTFESDKYFVPVAFGGLSIDEYDSVAPPNSFIHAYNFSSVAELGKHLQYLMHNDEAYNRYHRWRESYYTDMVASKPAVCNFCKIINKPEMLASTKARKFADEWNDPKNCQRFTKWNANKD; encoded by the coding sequence ATGGATTATAATGAAGAACATGTGAGTCCATCAGCACCATGTATAATCACTCACATGAACTCACCAGAAAAGAAGACAATATTCTACATGGGAGATTTATGGCCAGGTATGGAAGATTTCTTACGATTTGATGGGTGTGAATATTCCAACTGCATCATGCAGACATGTGACAACCCAGCCTATCTCTTACAGGCTGATGCTGTAATTTTTGCGCAGAACTCTCCTCAAATTACCCAGAGAGTACCGGAATATATTCGACAGCGTCAGCTTTGGTTCATTTATGGAGTTGAATCTCCTTCAACACCCGGCTACAGCTGGAACTCAGTTGTTAACGATTTCAATGGAACTCTTAGTTACATAAAGTCATCTGTCCCGTTCAGTGTTCCCTATGGACGGACATACGCACAAGAGAATactaattataaaaattttaacttCGCTAAAGGAAAAACTAAAGGGGCATATGCCTACGTATCAAACTGTAACTCTAAACAGTACGACAGGCTAGATTTTATGAAGCAATTGTCAGCGTATGTCGACGTGGATGTATTTGGAGGATGTACTAAATATTCTCCATGTCGGACTAGATTTAATACTACTTGCATGTCGAACTTACACTCGAAGTACAGGTTCTACCTTGCCTTTGAAAATTCTCTCTGCACAGAATACATCACGGAAAAGTTCTGGCGTACATTTGAATCAGACAAATACTTTGTTCCAGTCGCTTTTGGTGGTCTCTCAATCGATGAATATGACAGTGTTGCCCCTCCAAATTCTTTCATCCACGCTTACAACTTCTCATCTGTTGCTGAACTTGGCAAGCACCTGCAGTACTTAATGCACAACGATGAGGCGTATAATCGATATCATCGGTGGAGAGAGAGTTATTACACTGATATGGTAGCGTCGAAGCCCGCAGTGtgcaatttttgtaaaataataaataagccGGAAATGCTGGCATCAACAAAAGCTAGAAAATTTGCAGATGAATGGAATGACCCTAAGAACTGCCAAAGATTTACAAAATGGAATGCCAACAAAGACTAG